Below is a genomic region from Fundulus heteroclitus isolate FHET01 chromosome 5, MU-UCD_Fhet_4.1, whole genome shotgun sequence.
atagtttttttgtgttttatcccCACAGGGTTTAATCTGACCATATATTTCCAAGTAGataatatttataatacttTCTGGTATTTTTtgcaataaacaataaaagtggcaacaaaaaaaagtatttacaacTTCTTGTCAACCTTTTCAGCTAACTGTATGCAATcatagcattaaaaaaaataaatactgctttttcaaaaaaaaaaaagacaacattttaaaataggcTTCTTCAAGACACCAGCAACATAAAAAGTTGGATTGTTATCATTAAACTGCACAATTTAACTGTTTATATTAATAATCTTCTGAATCCTGGTTGTCATGAAACCAACAGGgtagaaaatagtaaaaatagcAGTTCTAGCTACACAGTGACTTGGTGGGGGTTTCAAACATCATCAATCAGAATTTATTGTTACAATAAATCAAAGTTCTTATAAGAAATTGTTCTTAACATTGATAAACAATACAATAAATCTCTAGTATGAATCTACAGGCATATTCAATAAGtcatattattgaaaagttcatttctGTAACTAAGGGATATACACATTATATaaattaacacagactgataaagttaaagcctttatttctattCATTATCATTTCCAGCTAATTAAAACACCGCATTGAAGTTTAGAATAATGCATCAGACAAATAAAGCAGAATTTGTCATGCAGTATATTTAATACTGActggctgctgtttttttcttcttcttccaaaacgtacttttattctgacaaacaagcctcttggTAATACATATTCCAAAGTATTGAATGACTGTATATCTCTGACTCTGTATGTTTCATTTTGTCTTAGCGGAGGTTTCATAACGATAGAAAACTCGTGCGCCTGATctgttatttaaagttattaagtgtgtttggttttatcaacccgcccaaaaaaaaaaaaagagggcagCTTAAATCAGTCCTTTTAGAATTTAAATTAAACGGCATTCATGTCCAGGATGAGCCTCAATGAACATCTACCCAACAAGACTGTGTTTTACTGAGAACATCCTTatgaaatataataaacacGATGCGCAGAGACATTTCTAAATGTATACATTGACGTTCACAGCTCAGAGATGAGCTCCAGCTCTCCCAGCAGCCAGAGTCGCGGAGCATGGGAGCCCGTCCTTACCTGACTTCTTGCTTGGTGAACAGTCCCACTCTCTCCAGCTGCTCCAGCTCGGGGATCCTGTCCTCGATCCGCTGCTGAACGACTTCCGCCATGTCTGCACCGAGGTCCTGACTGCTGCGGTCCAACTAAACCGGGAGACGACCGACTTTATGCCCACGGCTCTCGAGGCGATCCCACCGCAGGCTTCAAACACACATGGGTGGAAGTTGTTGATGCGCGGCTTTTCCGGTTGCATCCGTAAATAGGTCCGAAGAGAAACGTGGACACGTGGAGCACAGAGTTCTGCTGCCgccttaaaaaaatgtattcgaAACAAGAACAAATCGGTGAAAACGAAgacaagatttttttatttgagtccAATATTCTAGTTTACGGTCATCTGGTAAAGCTACgtagctttatttattttttttatcagatagAACCTAAAAAATTTGGTTACAAGATCatggaaaaataataaatggacTTAAAACGTTTCACTGGAGTAATGCagccccagaaaaaaaacatatacgagtttatgatttctttattttacttattaaatCAATTCAACACGttgaaattaactaaataaatcgACTTTTTGTTACATCTAGTTGGACCTATCGCGAGATTTTATTGTGAAAGTTACTAAGCGGACCTTTCGTTCCCTCGTCGTTTTGAAGTAGCCGAGCAGCTTTTGCCGGGAGGGTCGACTGAACAACCGgaagttgtttttattctaacaTTGCATTATCGCTGACTGTAAAGTGACTCTTTTATGCGACCAGAATATGTTTTTTGGTGTGAACATGATACTTCCTGTTCCGGGTGTGTGAAGGCAGAGCACTGCTGCGCGCGTCAAACTGCAAACTTTCAGCTTTTTCTAGATCCCTGcgctgttttttgttgttgttgttgttgttttttactccCCGAGATGCAAACTAAAAACTTCAATGACATCTTCAGAGCGCTGAAGGATCTCGCCCCCGTTCTCACCAGTGGGAATCTCCTTGTGGTCCTTTCCTCCTGTGTTTGGTTTGCCGTCCAAACGCACCTCGGCCTGCCCCAGGAGAGCCTCAGCATCGGCGCCACAGTTTTTCAAAGCGGCCACCTCCAccgcctcctcctcttccccctCCACCACCGAAGCCTCCCCCAGCTCCTGCTCAGCGCCGCCGCTCTGCTGTTCCTGTGCGGCGGCGTGGAGAAGGGGCTCGGCACGGTTCGCTtcctgttcctcctcctcctgctgggaTCCACCACAGGTGTCTTCTAcagcttcctggacctcctgcaggACGCCAGCGTGCACACCGAGGGCCTGCTGCCAGTGGTCCTGGCCTGCGTGGCCCTGACCACCCTACACACGAAGATGACCAAAGGTTTCCTGTGTGGGGTCAGTTTCCCCGTGGTGGCTCTCCCCTGGGTGCTCCTCGTCATCTGCACCGCCCTGATCCCTCGCAGCGTGCTCCTCTGCAACGTCATCGCCATCCTGGTGGGCTGGGTGTACGGGAAAGGCTGGCTGTCCCCTGTGGACATGTCCGAGTCCAGGGCCGCCGTCCTGGAGAAGCTCCTGCCCTTTAGGTTTTTGAGGAGCATGAGCGGGGTCCTGTTCGTCCCCGCGTCCTcgcaggagaggaggaggacccTGCTTCCGCAGATAAATCCCACACCTGGCTCGTACCCGGTCCAAGCTTATGCACCGCTGCCCAGCATCGCCACTGCTAACGCCACAGCTACAATGTATGAAGGCTGGCCACAGCTGGCCAGCTTGACACCACCTCACACTCCTTATGGACACACAGCTGCTCACAATGTGGGACACATGGCTGCTCACAAAGTGGGACACATGGCTGCTCACAATGTGGGACACCTGGCTGCTCACAAAGTGGGACACATGGCTGCTCACAATGTGGGACACATGGCTGCTCACAATGTGGGACACATGGCTGCTCACAATGTGGGACACATGGCTGCTCACAAAGTGGGACACATGGCTGCTCACCAAATGGGACACAATCATGGACAAATTTCAGCTCAGAGTGTGGGACACAACCACGGACACTTCTCAGACCAAAGTGTGGGACATGGCTGTTACGGTAACCACAGTCATAACCACGGAGCTAAGCTGTAGCTGCGTTTTTGTATCGTCTCGCTTAACGAGATTTCTCCCACTTGTTGCTCCTTCCCGGCTTCACGCTGCTGCGTCTAAAGATGGACTCTGCCAACACTGAGTTGGTTTTAACGTGTAAGCTTTTGTAAAAGTGGTGTTTCTGTGTACCGATGGTTTTTTACGTTCTTTTGTAACTTTTTCCACTGCCAGTAATAAATCCATATTTTGAGATGCTCTTTTAATGGTGAATATGATCAGAGAGGTGATTAGTGTCGGTCTCTGTTCACCCACAGGCAGGGGCTGGACGCCGGCGTCGAGGTACGCCAGGGTTATAAAAAATTacgatttataaaaaaaaaaaaaagattttctgtcaaaaaattcctacagttggggaaaaaaaatatttttcaggaGAAGTGAGAGATGGTGCCAGAGTGGCTGGACCTTTCTCTGCCTGCGTGGAGCAGAGTGACATCAGAACATGGAACCCTTTGGCTGTTTGGAAATGTTTCTGAAAACTAATCATTGATCGAGGCAGCGCTGTTATACGAGTGCGGCTGCTGGTTGCACACAGCCTGAGCTACTCAGCTGATGGCAAATGGTGTTACTctaaaaaacaggggaaaaaatgtatcaatCATGTGTAATTACCTTCAACTAAATCTGACTGAAAATCCAAATAATTAACATTCTACAGATTAAATTACAGCTTTAATAATTCATAGGCATAACATGGCTTTGCTATTTAGAATCAAAGCAGCTACatcttatgtttttatttttatataattacagtgaaacataatttttttttatcacggGTATCTTTGCTGTAATACAACATGTTGGACTATTAGTTTATAAATCTAGTTAATATAAGGCGCTGTGGATTTGAGTTTCGGTTACACCAACAGGTTTTAGATGATCACACAAATGTTAATATCGACAAAGATAAACCGAGTAAAtacaaaaggctgttttcaaacaatgtttttattcctaaaGGGGAAAAACCTAAAGGCAACCTTGCTCtatatcaggggtgtccaaactttttgtcacGTGGGACAAAATTGTGAAGTCAAACGTATTCACAggccaacaaaaaacaaataaactgaatcaccctaaaattatttgttttggattCCTCCACAAGACATTATCATGCAATATTTCAATGAAATAAATTAGTCAGATCTTCTGTAGGAAAGGGATGCATAAATCATTATAAGTCCAAatctttaaaaagcatttagcacatttgccttattaaaagatggtTATCCAGTCTGCAAACTGTTTGGCTAACTGGATGACCATCTCAGtcggaaaaataaaataaaatttgattttcaGCATTAGGAACAGGATTTGGCTCACTCTTTCTTTGGGAACACTTGCTGTGTTTAGTCAATTTCAATAAACGAGttaaaagctgatttttggCCACCAAAGCCTTCTTTTGCATAAATGTAATTAGATATATAGGGTCATATTTCCTATGAAATTAAATGGAACATGGTGTGGTGTTTAAAATGCGACTcctttgtgttgtacctaatgttttaaattgagggaagatttttgctctcattaaaaataaaaatgatccaTCTGCATCAATTACCCCTGCTGGTGGGCCAAATCATTCTTGAATTGCAGTTGTGGaccacacaaaatcagtccaggggctgCAAATGGCCCCTGGGCTCCACAGGGACACCCTTTCTCTATATAAAACAGTAACTAACACCTCTTTCCACCCCATAACTGGTGGTGCCATCATTGTTACTACTGCCATCTAGTGCTTCCTCCATTTGTAGATAATTGCTCCCAGTGTGGTTggctggagtcccaaagccttaaaaGGGTATTTGAAGCATTTCCACTGACGGATAACAGCTTTTattgaatttcttcagaaagGGCACGTTTgacatgtgttgctttttgaaatcctttagcctacttcatgttgtcaccCAGGTTATCTTTACAGGTCAGGCAGCCTGATTAGTAATCAGGGGAACGTTTACCGTAAAATGTAGCTACTCAAAGTAATTGATTTAACAAGAATGGCACATAGGATCAGgtcattgtttaaaaactgcattttctgctaagtttttttttttttaactgaaacatttaggcgtgacaaaaaaaaaagcaaaacaatctTTAAGAGGATAAGGACTATTCTACATTAATAATATGTGATCTTTAGTTTTGCAATGTCTGGTAAACTTGAAGCTAGTAAAATACGGCCTGAGTTCAGTAGTGGACTCTCCTGTGCCAAAATATTATACTTCAGTCATTATTGCTTTCTGAATTCAAATACAAGTTACACCCTTTGGTTAAaagatgcaaaaaataaataaccccTACAAACTACCAGCATtctaatttgaattttttttattttttccctgtgccttgaaataaaaatccatTCCCTAGAACTAGTGGTGTCCCGATACCGATGGCAGTGTCAAGCACTCGTTCTCATACTTGTAAAAGCAATGCGATACTAAACCAATAGCAATTTTCCTTCTGGGCTGGGCTAGGCTGCAACTCAAAGGCTAGATACCGCTCTATACCAGGTAGTGGTGCTATAGAGAATGTTTGCTGACCCTCCAGAAGAATAAGGAGAGAAGATAACTGAAGAGCTAACCAAATTCATCACCCTTGATGGTCAGTCGTTTTCAGAGGTCAATTATATTGTTATTTGTGATCTATAAGTAGCAATTTATGCAGTACTCTGAATCGGCAAGTATCTAGGTTTAGATATCCCTACCTAGAACTGTTCCCTggtctctaatgttctctaccAAACCTCTGAGACGGACCAGCTGGAGTTAGGATTTTGATTCAGTTTTACAGATGTGACTATTAACTGGCTGCACTAGAACTTATTAATGGGGTGCCAGAGTGAAGAGGGGTGAATATAAACGTATGGTAGAGTTTGCATATtctatgtagaaaaaaaaacaaacatgctggtttttagttatgtttcttgttaaaaaaaaaaagtgaaaaatatggTATAAATCATTTTACGATGCACTGCATCTATACCTTTTCCtttggttaaataaaatgttttccatgGCATCAAAATGAAGAGTTACTGTAGTTTCCTCTGGATTGATCCCATATAAGGAAATGAAGTAAAATTATCGGTTTACATTTGAGATTTTTTTGAagtcaaaattattatttatcctTTGGACCTTTTTCATctaatgatgcatttttttcgATCCtctaaaattgttttattaaatgaagTAAATCAGACAAAATGCACCCAATCTGTCATTGAccagtttaattttattcataCTTGCAACGTCACATTTATCTCCAACTCAACCATAAACACAGGAACAGAAAGGACTGAGACCCGATGTCCCGCTGTTCTCAGTGCTGTCGGCGCACACGGCCCGTCCAAAGAAGACTCATTCTTCCCAGGTGTCTCCGTAGATGTTCTTCTTCACTGAAATGTAAGCAACATCAAAGACGGTGAGCCTTTTCCACCTGAACGATGAACACCAAcctctttgttttctctgcagacTAGCCGCTCACCTGGTTTCTTGCCTCCCTCTGGGTCCTTCGCTGATGGCCCTTTGAGCATGGTGTCAGCCTTCTGAATGAGCGTCACCTCATAGTTCTCCCTGTTTTTCAGCCTCAGGTCCTCATAGAGGATGGCTTTCTTCCGAGGCTCCTCGTCATCCTGCACATAGGACTGTACTGCGGGGACCAGAGACAAAAGAGACTTACACCACACATGGACATTAGCAGTGTAAAACTAAAACACGGGGTTCCCCTTAATAATCAGatcaatatttaaaatgagAACAGAAAGCCATTATATCTGGGTTGGCCAGCCGTAGAAGGAGCACCTTTGAATTTGACTGCACTGTGttgttgttaataataataataataataataataatatgactaaactggatttttttcgAATTGAATTTAATCTCCAATTGTACTTACTATGTATTTATACATGAACAGAAATGATTTGGAACTGTTTTCCATttaagtaccttgagatgactttTTTTATGAACCAGTACCATATAGATAACCTGATTTGAATTATAATAGTTTAACAGCTCACTGTGCAATGTGCCGTGCAGCAAGTCCAGGCATTCTAGTGGTTGTTGCCAAGTGGCTGCTGGTCTCAGGGCATAACAGGGTTTTAAAAAGTCATGGTTCACAAACCCCTTAATCAACCCCTCTTAACTGGTTTTGATAAGATGCCTGGTAAAGTGACAGACTGACAGGAGTTGCAGTgctcctgcccccccccccccccccaactgttGCTGCGTACttctggtcagctggctgaaagaagactTTCCCCTCCCTTATAAGAACAATGAACTTGGAATCATCTCCACTCACTAAAAACATAGACAGCTATGGCATGGGGACCACAAGAGCACCACCTAACTGTGTGCAAACGTATTATATTACTGTAAAATAACGTTTTTGATTTTATCtcgattcctccacataaacgcAACGCTCTAAAGGCCAAAACGGACACAAAGAACTCCTCCTCTGTGGGGCATGTAgtttcgaaaaaaaaaaaacatttc
It encodes:
- the LOC105936684 gene encoding rhomboid domain-containing protein 2, producing the protein MRPEYVFWCEHDTSCSGCVKAEHCCARQTANFQLFLDPCAVFCCCCCCFLLPEMQTKNFNDIFRALKDLAPVLTSGNLLVVLSSCVWFAVQTHLGLPQESLSIGATVFQSGHLHRLLLFPLHHRSLPQLLLSAAALLFLCGGVEKGLGTVRFLFLLLLLGSTTGVFYSFLDLLQDASVHTEGLLPVVLACVALTTLHTKMTKGFLCGVSFPVVALPWVLLVICTALIPRSVLLCNVIAILVGWVYGKGWLSPVDMSESRAAVLEKLLPFRFLRSMSGVLFVPASSQERRRTLLPQINPTPGSYPVQAYAPLPSIATANATATMYEGWPQLASLTPPHTPYGHTAAHNVGHMAAHKVGHMAAHNVGHLAAHKVGHMAAHNVGHMAAHNVGHMAAHNVGHMAAHKVGHMAAHQMGHNHGQISAQSVGHNHGHFSDQSVGHGCYGNHSHNHGAKL